A window of Babesia microti strain RI chromosome III, complete genome contains these coding sequences:
- a CDS encoding ELMO/CED-12 family (overlaps_old_locusTagID:BBM_III00175), whose protein sequence is MYIVRQYERAIELLLNFVSGYSTAERNLLGIRHIRDICFWVLAKRHLEYQTYLIPRLESTIALDNIKSICNRILSPNIISDAFSSESDISYIIAKIRIDLNIRDSFTNLLKDALLQIRRFYHSVHQISMLASVQVEQTNPKHCEMLEIVWKSLLDAPLPCKYSKSNIVDLNPGESSWGLLGFQKPFTDFRSTGYLGLVAMHHMSTIWTEETKSLLNDTNERTKWLPFAITSINVTWWLVEFMKDKSLTEYGCLNGFFYRSELDPLDIFNTLHTFTFFQFCYFWLNAETTSIMDFPRISLKFKRSISQFFREFTDSDVKDQKYINQIPHMIKVRTLML, encoded by the exons ATGTATATCGTGCGGCAGTACGAAAGAGCAATAGAACTGCTGTTAAACTTTGTGAGCGGATACTCTACTGCAGAAAGGAATTTGCTAGGCATACGACATATTAGGGATATTTGTTTCTGGGTATTGGCCAAAAGGCATCTTGAATATCAAACCTACCTCATTCCAAGATTGGAAAGCACCATAGCTCTAGacaatattaaatcaatttgtaatcGCATACTAAGTCCCAAC ATAATTTCCGATGCTTTCAGCTCAGAGTCTGacatatcatatataatcgCCAAGATTCGCatagatttaaatataCGTGACTCCTTTACAAATCTGCTCAAAGATGCTCTATTGCAAATTCGCAGGTTTTATCATTCGGTCCATCAGATATCAATGTTAGCGTCCGTTCAAGTTGAACAGACGAATCCTAAGCACTGCGAGATGCTGGAAATCGTCTGGAAGTCACTATTGGACGCTCCTCTCCCCTGCAAATACAGTAAATCCAACATCGTTGACCTAAACCCAGGAGAAAGCAGCTGGGGATTATTAGGCTTCCAAAAACCATTCACAGACTTTAGATCAACCGGATACCTCGGACTAGTTGCTATGCATCATATGTCCACTATTTGGACTGAGGAAACTAAATCCCTGCTGAATGATACCAACGAGAGAACCAAATGGCTCCCCTTTGCTATAACAA GCATTAATGTAACTTGGTGGCTCGTTGAATTTATGAAAGATAAGAGTTTGACGGAATACGGATGCTTGAATGGGTTTTTCTACCGCAGCGAACTGGATCCACTAGACATTTTTAACACCTTACACACATTTACCTTTTTCCAATTCTGTTACTTTTGGTTGAATGCTGAAACTACCTCTATAATGGACTTCCCAAGG ATTTCACTCAAATTCAAACGGTCAATATCTCAATTCTTCAGAGAATTCACAGACTCGGATGTCAAGGATCAAAAGTATATTAACCAAATCCCGCACATGATCAAAGTTCGAACGCTCATGTTATAG
- a CDS encoding hypothetical protein (overlaps_old_locusTagID:BBM_III00180;~overlaps_old_locusTagID:BBM_III00185): MFHNAEARRRHKPISSTSTYLFFNKNYSSKLRVRERREKIERKRFDALDVAQFTRELMVLIDTNNFEGLEEKIRFFNNILPQEITSIDTIKTLNICLDLGNSQIKILTLKCLAKIAAVNQDLIDDKHYIQLFSSDCIEILKLLLELYTYVSKKHLNESNLKNLIKISECLGGNDLDFFKNLANFTSSALTDPYAESLTQFIVKSKAEIYRILESLPQNIHPCGDNCETNTICDVDCVTDMLYSIHLCCDNLERKIGMALKFINLASVNQDILLPAYLIICQTIHQDSHYQLNEELFTMLETSLKSQKRRVKLASLVLATTMAGKNNYTAKFVLPLSNTIIDILESKESYDIRLESAIYVMHMMFGHGSEFINNFIKIEPRISAAMLDLLDSCKQDYTTAWLCLDYLEWCLSKEESVRRLYDLRAIEIIESVQFLHSEEVDRRVCELIKPFDVIDI; the protein is encoded by the exons ATGTTCCATAATGCCGAAGCCCGACGACGTCACAAACCAATTTCATCCACATCCACATATCTATTTTTCAATAA GAATTATTCCTCCAAACTTCGGGTCAGGGAAAGGAGAGAGAAAATCGAACGTAAGCGCTTCGATGCCTTGGATGTTGCACAGTTTACTAGGGAGTTAATGGTGTTGATTGACACGAATAACTTTGAAGGATTGGAGGAGAAGATAAGATTTTTCAATAACATTTTACCGCAGGAAATAACTTCTATAGATACTATAAAAACACTTAACATTTGTTTGGACCTAGGTAATAGCCAGATCAAGATCTTGACGCTTAAGTGCCTGGCCAAAATTGCTGCTGTGAATCAAGATTTg attgaCGATAAGCATTACATACAATTGTTCAGCAGCGATTGCATTGAGATACTCAAATTACTACTGGAGTTGTACACTTATGTTTCCAAAAAACACCTAAATGAGAGCAATCTCAAAAACttgattaaaatttcagaATGCCTAGGTGGCAACgatttggattttttcaaaaactTGGCAAATTTCACATCATCAGCACTGACAG ACCCCTATGCCGAATCTCTTACgcaatttattgttaaatcTAAAGCTGAGATTTATCGCATTTTGGAATCACTGCCCCAAAATATACATCCTTGCGGCGATAATTGTGAAACTAACACAATTTGTGATGTGGACTGTGTGACTGACATGTTATATTCAATTCACTTGTGCTG CGACAATTTGGAAAGGAAGATTGGAATGGCactaaaatttataaatctAGCTAGTGTAAACCAGGATATTTTATTGCCTGCATATTTGATCATTTGTCAGACTATTCACCAAGATTCGCATTACCAACTAAATGAAGAACTTTTTACAATGTTAGAAACTTCACTTAAATCACAGAAGAG GCGAGTAAAGCTTGCTTCCCTGGTGCTAGCAACCACTATGGCCGGAAAGAATAATTATACAGCTAAATTTGTATTGCCTTTGTCAAACACGATTATCGATATATTAGAGTCAAAGGAATCTTATGACATTCGTCTA GAATCTGCAATTTACGTTATGCACATGATGTTTGGGCATGGCAGCGAATTcataaacaatttcataaaaattGAGCCAAGAATTTCAGCTGCTATGTTGGATCTATTGGATTCTTGCAAACAAGATTATACCACTGCCTG GTTGTGCTTGGATTACTTGGAATGGTGTCTGAGTAAAGAAGAATCTGTAAGAAGACTGTACGATTTGAGAGCAATTGAG ATTATTGAATCTGTCCAATTTTTACACAGTGAAGAGGTTGACCGCAGAGTATGTGAATTGATCAA ACCATTCGatgtaattgatatttag
- a CDS encoding 30S ribosomal protein S9 (overlaps_old_locusTagID:BBM_III00195) — translation MKTPINVRSVLNLSEALYLAKEAGVTTTNEMQKIILSAPTLSTDKSPFLISNFYRNPFRRILQSQSEQHNECLVEKDNDNKNKLLNDTKNTKINQYISHALQPNLLNVFRHNDRLWLHQAEGRGTSKRAVASVCIIRGTGKVLVNGKEEIYYRWPLFYNRMDIVEPFYLAGCVGVYDLYISVRGGGPSGQSKAVRLAIARGLVNACPECYNDLQTVDMLVEDLRQKMPKMPGRIGARAQRRWVKR, via the exons ATGAAAACACCCATTAATGTTAGAAGTGTCCTGAACCTATCAGAA GCATTGTATTTGGCCAAGGAAGCTGGTGTGACCACTACAAATGAGatgcaaaaaatcattttgaGTGCGCCCACCCTATCAACT gacAAATCGCCTTTCCTAATTTCGAATTTTTACAGGAACCCTTTTCGCAGGATTCTGCAATCACAATCTGAACAGCATAATGAATGTTTGGTAGAAAAggataatgataataaaaacaaaCTATTAAACGACACAAAAAACACTAAAATTAATCAGTATATATCGCATGCATTACAACCAAACTTGTTAAAT GTTTTTAGACACAACGATAGATTATGGTTACATCAAGCTGAAGGGAGGGGTACAAGCAAAAGAGCAGTAGCATCAGTATGTATTATTAGGGGAACTGGCAAA GTATTGGTGAATGGGAAAGAGGAGATATACTACAGGTGGCCATTGTTTTACAACCGGATGGATATAGTTGAACCTTTTTACCTAGCTGGATGTGTGGGTGTATatgatttgtatataaGCGTTCGCGGTGGCGGCCCTTCGGGCCAATCCAAAGCTGTGAGATTGGCCATCGCTAGGGGGCTAGTAAATGCATGCCCCGAATGTTATAATGACTTGCAGACAG TTGACATGTTAGTGGAAGATTTGAGGCAGAAAATGCCTAAGATGCCTGGTAGAATTGGGGCTAGAGCCCAAAGGAGATGGGTTAAGAGGTAA
- a CDS encoding conserved protein, unknown function (overlaps_old_locusTagID:BBM_III00190;~overlaps_old_locusTagID:BBM_III00195): MADSLILSDGRVVNVSSEIKVEPVKEKFMPKRPRDVFAHIGAERIVNIWGSASGAGSDFFDIYRKHRAREMDRVEQLEKDFQESLENKIFQAKREERINKLLAKTAKKRYKRKRREMKKKGLLTDNIREEHNEQSPDGEEDYHESTEETSIGNVEMTLPEKIIQTKRPSTITVEADPDF; the protein is encoded by the exons ATGGCCGACTCCCTAATCCTTTCCGATGGCAGAGTTGTCAATGTATCTAGTGAAATTAAAGTTGAGCCTGTGAAGGAGAAGTTCATGCCTAAGCGGCCTCGAGACGTTTTCGCACATATTGGAGCAGAGAGAATCGTTAACATTTGGGGATCAGCCTCTGGTGCCG GCAGTGATTTCTTCGATATTTATCGCAAACATAGGGCCAGGGAGATGGACAGAGTTGAACAGCTGGAGAAAGATTTTCAGGAGAGTCTGGAAAACAAGATCTTCCAAGCCAAAAGAGAGGAAAGGATTAATAAACTATTGGCAAAAACGGCTAAGAAACGTTATAAGAGGAAAAGGCGGGAGATGAAGAAAAAAGGATTATTAACAGATAACATACGTGAGGAACACAATGAACAATCTCCAGATGGTGAGGAAGATTATCATGAATCAACCGAAGAAACTAGTATTGGGAATGTTGAAATGACGCTACctgaaaaaataattcaaacGAAAAGGCCCTCGACTATCACTGTCGAAG CCGATCCAGACTTCTAG
- a CDS encoding hypothetical protein (overlaps_old_locusTagID:BBM_III00185), whose amino-acid sequence MEHSVVSPLCDITPGKYDKYREDTITTACSLELDLKELDSHFGEFLCDKISGVCQTHLLTNETQQVTFILGLSTDLDANDDVPQSLKHINMFEECSVGTRKFHSTLDVLAHVSQRISAEDAVDLPLNNSIYDLRKRVDVNFFANGQLITRFFGKYWIILAALGVYIDNFLILMRSIVDRFNWMPAKSGNNGVNGIKYCFKLADEGNLAQALKYAYKLLHNNDSSHSDEAVKKKTDENKENITEYKVENNIKLIELLQNHCTVIPPKHTFAALKTTFEFVGNLSKQCKIVDPKNIEVENLLGCLNCQAGNFFRSIFHFIRALSLNPYDVNTLTNLVMLYNKFGLQTEMWSALSLLNTIAQGDDIDPLIVIRVERVTAVILSKSLGRNGAKFAKKMTNDCLKKAEKLDDYPKELYTRMLCNFIEIHIRLAEYKEGIKFANEMTDKYPNCAPLWFICAKIKFYNRDFEGALGDILQSIKLDPYSSATYLYACKILTKLNYLPAAWFSFKNCVYSDPNALEFHSQCGEIVTSFGLEKYLIKIYSNLAWIYPDSKIAHMFLTTFQTLNVTTDKRHVALLKLYAKRALLTIIIMMFVENIYHMFQ is encoded by the exons ATGGAACATAGTGTGGTTTCCCCCTTGTGCGATATAACCCCCGGTAAATATGACAAGTATAGAGAAGATACAATTACCACCGCTTGTTCCTTAGAACTAGATCTTAAGGAACTAGATAGTCATTTTGGGGAATTTTTGTGCGATAAAATTTCGGGTGTGTGCCAAACACACCTGCTCACAAATGAAACTCAGCAAGTAACCTTTATACTTGGTCTATCTACCGATTTAGACGCTAATGATGATGTGCCACAGTCTTTAAAGCacataaatatgtttgaAGAATGTTCCGTTGGTACTAGGAAATTCCATAGTACTTTGGATGTCCTTGCCCATGTCAGTCAACGCATTAGCGCTGAGGATGCAGTTGATTTGCCATTAAATAACTCGATATATGATCTAAGAAAGCGTGTTGATGTCAATTTTTTCGCCAATGGCCAGCTCATAACTAGATtttttggtaaatattgGATTATACTTGCAGCACTCGGTGTCTATATTGATAACTTCTTGATATTAATGCGCTCAATTGTTGATAGATTTAACTGGATGCCTGCCAAAAGTGGTAATAATGGTGTTAATGGAATAAAATACTGTTTTAAGTTGGCAGATGAGGGTAATTTGGCACAAGCACTTAAATATGCATATAAGCTATTACACAATAATGATTCATCACATTCTGACGAGGCAGTGAAAAAAAAAACGGATGAAAACAAAGAAAACATCACAGAATATAAGgttgaaaataatatcaagCTCATAGAATTGCTACAAAATCACTGTACAGTAATTCCACCTAAACATACATTCGCAGCACTAAAAACAACGTTCGAATTTGTTGGCAATTTATCTAAACAGTGCAAGATCGTTGATCCTAAGAATATTGAggttgaaaatttattggGCTGCTTAAATTGCCAAGCTGGAAACTTCTTCCGTTCAATATTCCACTTTATTCGGGCGCTTAGCCTTAACCCATACGATGTAAATACCCTAACAAATCTTGTCATGttgtataacaaatttggGCTTCAAACTGAAATGTGGTCTGCATTGTCACTCCTTAATACAATTGCACAAGGGGACGATATTGATCCACTTATTGTAATTAGGGTAGAAAGAGTAACGGCAGTGATTTTGTCCAAATCATTGGGCCGTAATGGGGCTAAATTTGCCAAGAAAATGACTAATGATTGCCTGAAGAAAGCTGAAAAACTGGACGATTACCCCAAGGAATTGTACACCAGGATGCTGTGCAATTTTATAGAG ATACATATACGTTTAGCCGAGTACAAAGAGGGCATAAAATTTGCGAATGAAATGACTGATAAATATCCCAATTGCGCGCCTCTTTGGTTCATTTGTGCCAAGATTAAGTTTTACAATCGTGATTTTGAAGGTGCACTGGGTGATATTTTGCAGTCTATTAAATTAGATCCCTACTCATCAGCAACGTATCTTTACGCATGCAAGATATTGACGAAATTGAACTATCTACCT GCCGCATGGTTTAGcttcaaaaattgtgtatatagtGACCCTAATGCGCTAGAGTTTCACTCACAGTGTGGAGAAATCGTCACTTCATTTGGGCTAGAGAAATATCtgatcaaaatttatagtAATTTGGCTTGGATTTATCCCGATTCGAAGATAGCTCACATGTTTTTAACCACATTTCAGACACTGAATGTTACTACTGATAAACGCCACGTGGCGCTACTTAAACTTTATGCAAAG AGGGCATTGTTAACcattataattatgatGTTTGTCGAAAACATCTATCACATGTTTCAATGA